From Coffea arabica cultivar ET-39 chromosome 2e, Coffea Arabica ET-39 HiFi, whole genome shotgun sequence, the proteins below share one genomic window:
- the LOC113732491 gene encoding F-box/FBD/LRR-repeat protein At1g78750-like has translation MESSDGSRFAARTRLADENASQKRTKCSDGVVNLVDRISSLPDSVLCWILSFLPTTEAVATSILSARWKILWTAVTSLHFEDSERLFNEPYKESKNDERFVKFVNKVLLLNNVQSLGKFYLCWSRDYDAFYINTWIATAIARNVRILDIIAESDTVELPNSIFTCKTLEFLQLSGDLLIKSPRFVCLPRLVTFNLIRVDDRSHESIGQILSGCAVLEFMYIEQNVNLAAEVIKVIKISSPTLKTLRLDFYADCCLDEDWFRKLEINAPALEYLYLKDRTTESFSIEGLKALCEAEIDVYMCDPPESDYCNSVVKLFLALQHVKLLTLSRDTMRVLGRATAHFSSKFDRLTTLVVEAHWCKRSCLPALLESSVNLEVLEVLTAGWRNPDRVPRCLLTSLKEIAVQGLEGGKGELAMISYFLKHGRVLEAVF, from the exons ATGGAAAGCTCAGATGGATCGAGATTTGCAGCGAGAACCAGGTTAGCTGATGAAAATGCAAGCCAAAAACGGACAAAATGCTCTGATGGAGTTGTAAACTTAGTTGATAGGATTAGTAGTCTGCCGGACTCAGTTCTTTGTTGGATTCTGTCTTTTCTTCCAACGACTGAAGCTGTGGCGACTAGCATCTTATCAGCAAGATGGAAAATTCTTTGGACTGCAGTCACTAGTCTTCATTTTGAGGATAGTGAAAGGCTTTTTAATGAGCCTTATAAAGAATCGAAGAATGATGAAAGATTTGTGAAATTTGTTAACAAGGTCTTGCTTCTCAATAATGTGCAATCCTTAGGCAAGTTTTACCTCTGCTGGTCCCGTGACTATGATGccttttatataaatacatggATTGCCACTGCAATTGCTCGAAATGTTAGAATCCTTGACATTATAGCTGAGTCCGACACAGTTGAATTGCCTAATAGCATTTTTACGTGTAAAACTCTAGAGTTCCTTCAACTGTCTGGTGACCTGTTGATTAAGTCTCCAAGATTTGTGTGTCTTCCTAGACTTGTCACCTTCAATCTTATTAGAGTTGATGATAGATCCCACGAATCTATAGGCCAGATTTTATCCGGATGTGCAGTTCTGGAGTTCATGTATATCGAACAAAATGTCAATCTAGCTGCGGAAGTTATTAAAGTTATTAAAATTTCTTCCCCTACTTTGAAAACACTCAGACTGGATTTTTATGCGGATTGCTGTCTGGATGAAGATTGGTTCCGTAAGCTAGAGATAAATGCCCCTGCACTtgagtatctgtacttgaaagATAGAACAACTGAGTCTTTCAGCATTGAGGGCCTAAAAGCTTTGTGTGAAGCAGAAATTGACGTTTATATGTGTGATCCTCCTGAAAGTGATTACTGTAATTCAGTTGTCAAACTGTTCCTGGCGTTGCAACATGTCAAGCTTCTGACTTTATCAAGAGACACAATGCGG GTTCTTGGCAGAGCCACTGCTCACTTCTCTTCAAAGTTTGACAGATTGACCACGTTGGTGGTGGAAGCCCACTGGTGTAAACGGAGTTGTTTGCCGGCTTTGCTTGAAAGTTCAGTCAATTTAGAAGTTCTTGAGGTTTTAACG GCTGGCTGGAGGAATCCTGATCGAGTTCCTAGATGCTTGCTGACGAGTCTTAAAGAAATTGCTGTTCAAGGACTTGAAGGCGGGAAAGGCGAGCTTGCAATGATTAGCTATTTTCTTAAGCATGGTAGAGTGTTGGAAGcagtgttttga